From one Streptomyces sp. Q6 genomic stretch:
- a CDS encoding catechol 1,2-dioxygenase has protein sequence MSEIVLGVGASHSTLMNTHWAETVHKDRAERFRDALGAARAELARVRPDTVVLIGSNHFRGFWLDLIPPFTLGVGECIASGESGTPKGPQPVDVPLAQHIADSLVESGRFDPAFSARLQIDHGQSHAIQYLLDGLDVEIVPLVVNVFAHPLPTLQRCEELGRAVRGAALSFPGARRVAVVASGGLSHRLPWPDWREPHGDDEEFMVGAWLNGRENWQDYDTRRREIIRAAEASLTPEFDNEFLTLLERGEAYRLTAYTTEELEKAAGNGAQELRTWLLMAAALDHAPARRLAYEPMPEWLTGMGVAVIDPAAADVGQPA, from the coding sequence ATGAGCGAGATCGTGCTCGGCGTGGGGGCCTCCCACAGCACGCTGATGAACACGCACTGGGCGGAGACGGTCCACAAGGACCGGGCCGAACGGTTCCGTGACGCGCTCGGCGCGGCCCGTGCCGAACTGGCCCGGGTCCGCCCCGACACCGTCGTCCTGATCGGCTCGAACCACTTCCGAGGGTTCTGGCTCGATCTGATCCCGCCGTTCACGCTCGGCGTCGGGGAGTGCATCGCCAGCGGTGAGTCCGGGACACCGAAGGGTCCGCAGCCGGTGGACGTGCCGCTCGCGCAGCACATCGCGGACTCGCTGGTGGAGAGCGGGCGGTTCGACCCGGCGTTCTCCGCCCGGCTCCAGATCGACCACGGGCAGTCCCATGCCATCCAGTACCTGCTCGACGGGCTCGACGTGGAGATCGTGCCCTTGGTGGTGAACGTCTTCGCGCATCCGCTGCCGACCCTTCAGCGGTGCGAGGAGTTGGGGCGCGCCGTCCGCGGGGCCGCGCTCTCCTTCCCCGGCGCACGGCGGGTCGCGGTGGTCGCCTCGGGCGGGCTCTCGCACCGGCTGCCCTGGCCGGACTGGCGCGAACCACACGGCGACGACGAGGAGTTCATGGTCGGCGCCTGGCTCAACGGGCGCGAGAACTGGCAGGACTACGACACCCGCCGCCGCGAGATCATCCGGGCCGCCGAGGCCTCCCTCACCCCGGAGTTCGACAACGAGTTCCTCACGCTCCTCGAACGCGGCGAGGCATACCGCCTCACCGCGTACACGACCGAGGAACTGGAGAAGGCCGCGGGCAACGGTGCGCAGGAGCTGCGGACGTGGCTGCTGATGGCGGCAGCCCTGGATCACGCGCCGGCGCGGCGGCTGGCGTACGAGCCGATGCCCGAGTGGCTCACCGGGATGGGTGTCGCGGTCATCGACCCGGCGGCCGCGGACGTGGGGCAGCCGGCGTGA
- a CDS encoding aromatic ring-hydroxylating oxygenase subunit alpha, whose translation MTTSERPPAARKTAAKEPAKADRAPRASADRIGRQDWSSWPHYDKAASGFRGYWYPVTWASHITGDPKPFTLCGEKITLIRDSGTVYALHNRCPHRGVPLSEGNQQFPGTVSCPYHGWTFDLPTGNLSAVITDGPGCRLTGKLGVRTYAVEERLGMVWVYMPIAEEEPHPIDEQLPEELVSNAFVMGGRFDPRGGNWRFACENGFDEGHAKYLHRTALWRLLKPMPTWNITRIVPKGRWIYRVQDEVYWEADFPGVGRWTNKRWWMKQPPEGTFNLGNTGATDKVDPVIESQDFPGFASLSMPGMLRIAYPNFMHYEFYVPIDADHHMYVGVMVNFKRGWDTLRFYGKYLGAIRWLFHGQFSGQDAWMVDVTDAPPEKLYRPDVSLTAWRNLGEEEYAKKLAAAGVIEATTDTTETEA comes from the coding sequence ATGACGACGAGCGAACGACCCCCCGCCGCACGGAAGACCGCGGCGAAGGAGCCCGCCAAGGCCGACAGGGCACCCCGCGCATCCGCCGACAGGATCGGCCGGCAGGACTGGTCGTCCTGGCCCCACTACGACAAGGCGGCGTCCGGTTTCCGCGGTTACTGGTACCCGGTCACCTGGGCGAGCCACATCACCGGCGACCCGAAGCCGTTCACGCTCTGCGGCGAGAAGATCACGCTGATCCGCGACAGCGGCACGGTGTACGCGCTGCACAACCGTTGCCCGCACCGGGGCGTCCCGCTGTCCGAGGGTAACCAGCAGTTCCCCGGCACCGTCAGCTGCCCCTACCACGGCTGGACCTTCGACCTGCCCACGGGCAATCTGTCCGCGGTCATCACCGACGGCCCCGGCTGCCGTCTGACGGGCAAGCTGGGCGTGCGCACGTACGCCGTCGAGGAGCGGCTCGGCATGGTCTGGGTGTACATGCCCATCGCCGAGGAGGAGCCGCACCCGATCGACGAGCAGCTGCCCGAGGAGCTGGTGTCGAACGCCTTCGTGATGGGCGGCCGATTCGATCCGCGCGGCGGCAACTGGCGCTTCGCCTGCGAGAACGGCTTCGACGAAGGGCACGCCAAGTACCTGCACCGCACGGCTCTTTGGCGCCTGCTCAAACCGATGCCGACATGGAACATCACCCGGATCGTGCCGAAGGGCCGCTGGATCTACCGCGTCCAGGACGAGGTCTACTGGGAGGCCGACTTCCCGGGCGTGGGCCGCTGGACCAACAAGCGGTGGTGGATGAAGCAGCCGCCGGAGGGGACGTTCAACCTCGGCAACACCGGCGCGACCGACAAGGTCGACCCGGTGATCGAGTCCCAGGACTTCCCCGGCTTCGCGTCCCTGTCCATGCCGGGCATGCTGCGGATCGCCTACCCCAACTTCATGCACTACGAGTTCTACGTGCCGATCGACGCCGACCACCACATGTACGTCGGCGTGATGGTCAACTTCAAGCGGGGCTGGGACACCCTCCGCTTCTACGGCAAGTACCTCGGCGCCATCCGCTGGCTGTTCCACGGCCAGTTCTCCGGCCAGGACGCCTGGATGGTCGACGTGACCGACGCGCCGCCGGAGAAGCTCTACCGCCCCGACGTGTCGCTGACCGCCTGGCGCAACCTCGGCGAGGAGGAGTACGCCAAGAAGCTCGCCGCCGCCGGCGTCATCGAAGCCACCACGGACACCACGGAAACGGAGGCCTGA
- a CDS encoding 2-keto-4-pentenoate hydratase: MSAADVTKAADALVAAERTGEPCPPVRSLLAEGDIDAAYAVQRVNVERGLAAGRRVAGRKIGLTSPAVQGQLGVGQPDFGTLFADMAVPDGGTVPAGRLIQPKVEAEVALVLKADLPHRECTVADMIRATDFALAALEIVDSRNADWDITIVDTVADNASSGLYVLGGTPVPLSGLDLRAVRMTMTRDGAAEPVSTGTGADCLGSPLNAAAWLASTLAAAGDPLRAGDVVLTGALGPMAAAAPGDRFEARISQLGRISVQFAQKGDTA; the protein is encoded by the coding sequence ATGAGCGCCGCCGACGTGACCAAGGCGGCCGACGCGCTGGTGGCGGCGGAGCGTACGGGCGAGCCCTGTCCGCCCGTACGCTCCCTGCTCGCCGAGGGCGACATCGACGCCGCGTACGCGGTGCAACGGGTCAACGTCGAGCGCGGCCTGGCCGCGGGACGCCGTGTCGCCGGACGCAAGATCGGACTGACGTCCCCCGCCGTCCAGGGACAACTCGGCGTGGGGCAGCCGGACTTCGGCACGCTCTTCGCCGACATGGCGGTCCCCGACGGTGGCACCGTCCCGGCGGGGCGGCTCATCCAGCCGAAGGTCGAGGCAGAGGTCGCGCTCGTGCTCAAGGCCGACCTGCCGCACCGGGAGTGCACGGTGGCGGACATGATCCGGGCGACCGACTTCGCGCTCGCGGCCCTGGAGATCGTGGACAGCCGCAACGCCGACTGGGACATCACCATCGTCGACACCGTCGCCGACAACGCCTCCAGCGGCCTGTACGTACTCGGCGGCACGCCCGTACCCCTGTCGGGCCTGGACCTGCGCGCCGTACGCATGACGATGACGCGCGACGGCGCCGCGGAACCGGTCTCCACGGGCACGGGCGCGGACTGCCTCGGCTCCCCGCTCAACGCCGCCGCCTGGCTCGCCTCGACGCTCGCCGCCGCGGGAGACCCGCTGCGGGCCGGGGACGTCGTACTCACCGGCGCGCTCGGTCCGATGGCCGCCGCCGCACCCGGCGACCGCTTCGAGGCCCGTATCAGTCAACTGGGCCGCATCAGCGTGCAGTTCGCACAGAAGGGAGACACCGCGTGA
- a CDS encoding deacylase, whose translation MTGAAELDGPDGLSGLDEQRGAWVSDAWRHVTDERLRELIVGLVGIPSPTGDERQLAEHIAGTLASVGLRAACQPIDARQANAWARLEGDGTGPDLMLYAPIDTLTVGDASEDVPWIGPKLREDMRPEATVYDDLVTGLGASNPKGHAACVMMAAEAIALAGVPLTGDLVAAFGAGGMPTNARPGSDRLNTGQGAGCSFLLEQGVWTDYAVIAKPGWTVSWDEVGLVWFEVTVHGTHTYVGSRHRLPYDNAIGRAGDVVRHLEAWFAAYAKRHTGGTVAPQGIVSSVRGGWPRMAAVTTAACTLRVDLRIAPETTPMQAKREFTAAIAELKHAMPELDATVEMILAIPGTSTSRESWVFRSAVAGWEALEGRPHRVVNGNSGATDANILRGRGIPTVRVGMPKVSEAPFDIDFARGMNTVSVQEMRRLARHLIRTAVDTVTRSRAECDAPAQPEGATA comes from the coding sequence GTGACGGGCGCCGCCGAACTCGACGGGCCCGACGGTCTCTCCGGACTCGACGAGCAGCGTGGCGCCTGGGTGTCGGATGCGTGGCGGCACGTCACGGACGAGCGGCTGCGCGAGCTGATCGTGGGGCTCGTCGGCATCCCCAGTCCGACCGGTGACGAGCGGCAACTGGCCGAGCACATCGCCGGGACCCTCGCCTCGGTCGGTCTGCGCGCGGCCTGTCAGCCGATCGACGCGCGGCAGGCCAACGCCTGGGCCCGCCTCGAAGGCGACGGCACCGGCCCCGACCTGATGCTGTACGCGCCCATCGACACCCTGACCGTGGGGGACGCGAGCGAGGACGTGCCGTGGATCGGGCCGAAGTTGCGCGAGGACATGCGTCCCGAGGCCACCGTCTACGACGACCTGGTGACCGGTCTCGGCGCCTCCAACCCCAAAGGGCACGCGGCCTGCGTGATGATGGCCGCCGAGGCGATCGCGCTGGCCGGTGTGCCGTTGACCGGGGATCTGGTGGCCGCGTTCGGCGCCGGTGGCATGCCGACCAACGCCCGGCCCGGCAGCGACCGGCTCAACACCGGTCAGGGCGCGGGCTGTTCGTTCCTCCTGGAGCAGGGCGTGTGGACCGACTACGCGGTCATCGCCAAGCCGGGGTGGACCGTGTCGTGGGACGAGGTGGGCCTGGTCTGGTTCGAGGTGACCGTGCACGGCACCCACACGTATGTGGGCTCGCGGCACCGGCTCCCGTACGACAACGCGATCGGCCGCGCCGGCGACGTCGTACGGCACCTGGAGGCGTGGTTCGCCGCGTACGCGAAGCGGCACACCGGCGGCACGGTCGCGCCGCAGGGCATCGTGTCGTCGGTGCGGGGCGGCTGGCCGCGGATGGCCGCGGTCACCACGGCGGCCTGCACCCTCCGCGTCGACCTGCGCATCGCACCGGAGACGACACCCATGCAGGCGAAGCGTGAGTTCACCGCGGCCATCGCGGAGTTGAAGCACGCGATGCCGGAGCTCGACGCCACGGTCGAGATGATCCTCGCCATCCCGGGGACCTCCACCAGCCGGGAGAGCTGGGTCTTCCGCAGCGCGGTCGCCGGATGGGAGGCCCTCGAAGGGCGACCGCACCGGGTCGTGAACGGCAACAGTGGCGCGACCGACGCGAACATCCTGCGCGGGCGCGGCATCCCGACGGTCCGCGTCGGCATGCCGAAGGTGAGCGAGGCGCCCTTCGACATCGACTTCGCCCGCGGCATGAACACCGTCTCCGTACAGGAGATGCGGAGACTGGCCCGCCATCTGATCCGCACGGCGGTCGACACCGTCACCCGTTCCCGCGCGGAGTGCGACGCTCCCGCGCAGCCGGAAGGAGCAACGGCATGA
- a CDS encoding ferredoxin family protein, with protein sequence MAYVIGASCVDIMDRSCMEECPVDCIYEGERKLYINPMECIDCGACEVACPEQAITVDRKADPDFREDNRNFFVEVLPGRDSALGSPGGATPLGPVGVDTALVSAR encoded by the coding sequence ATGGCGTACGTCATCGGCGCGTCCTGCGTCGACATCATGGACCGGTCCTGCATGGAGGAGTGCCCGGTCGACTGCATCTACGAGGGCGAGCGCAAGCTCTACATCAACCCCATGGAGTGCATCGACTGCGGCGCCTGCGAAGTCGCCTGCCCCGAGCAGGCGATCACGGTGGACCGCAAGGCGGACCCCGACTTCCGTGAGGACAACCGCAACTTCTTCGTGGAGGTGCTGCCCGGCCGCGACAGCGCGCTCGGCTCCCCCGGCGGGGCGACGCCGCTCGGTCCGGTGGGCGTCGACACCGCGCTGGTGAGCGCGCGATGA
- a CDS encoding alpha/beta fold hydrolase, producing the protein MSIWTEISPTPFRVEYVDAAGVRTRTLRAGDPTGQAVVFLHGTSGHLEAFARNITAHAAYDLHAIDMLGHGYTGKPDRPYEIADYVAHLLDYLDAVGVDSVHIVGESLGGWVGARAAIEHPERVRSLQLLCSGGTVANPEVMDRIRTSTQQAVASDDIELTRKRMRLLMADDASATEELVEVRHAIYHTPEFVAGVDNLLSLQEMERRQRNLLRPEHLARITQPTLVVWGRQNPFGETPEATALHEAVPGSRLELFENCGHWPQHEQAERFNALSLEFIGKAAG; encoded by the coding sequence ATGTCCATCTGGACGGAGATCAGCCCCACCCCTTTCCGTGTCGAGTACGTCGACGCCGCCGGAGTCCGCACCCGCACCCTGCGCGCCGGTGACCCGACCGGCCAGGCCGTCGTCTTCCTGCACGGCACCAGCGGTCACCTGGAGGCCTTCGCGCGCAACATCACCGCGCACGCCGCCTACGACCTGCACGCCATCGACATGCTCGGCCACGGCTACACCGGCAAGCCCGACAGGCCGTACGAGATCGCCGACTACGTCGCCCATCTGCTCGACTACCTGGACGCCGTCGGTGTCGACAGCGTCCACATCGTCGGTGAGTCGCTGGGCGGCTGGGTCGGCGCCCGCGCCGCCATCGAGCACCCCGAGCGGGTGCGCAGCCTCCAACTCCTGTGCTCCGGCGGCACGGTGGCCAACCCCGAGGTGATGGACCGCATCCGGACCAGCACCCAGCAGGCCGTCGCCTCCGACGACATCGAGCTCACCCGCAAGCGGATGCGGCTGCTCATGGCCGACGACGCCTCCGCCACCGAGGAACTGGTCGAGGTCCGGCACGCGATCTACCACACGCCGGAGTTCGTCGCGGGCGTCGACAACCTCCTCTCCCTCCAGGAGATGGAGCGCCGTCAGCGCAACCTGTTGCGCCCCGAGCACCTGGCCAGGATCACCCAGCCGACGCTGGTGGTGTGGGGGCGCCAGAACCCGTTCGGCGAGACCCCCGAGGCGACGGCGCTGCACGAGGCCGTTCCGGGCTCGCGCCTCGAACTCTTCGAGAACTGCGGGCACTGGCCGCAGCACGAGCAGGCCGAGCGCTTCAACGCGCTCAGCCTCGAGTTCATCGGCAAGGCCGCCGGCTGA
- a CDS encoding IclR family transcriptional regulator — MKPPADAALAGHHALAAPTRQGFVLSARRTERGPGGEELGGAEVGGADSMNSVLGKVRPILEAFTSDDAALSLAELVRRSGAAKATVHRLAQELVTWGLLEREGCDYRLGLRLFELGQRVHRQRILREAVQPYMEDLLLITRETIHFAIHDSLDVVYLDKIFPHRGLNAESRVAGRLPLYCTGTGKAILAYSPPSLFVDVVRGGLKPITRHTVVSPGRLRAQLDRIRAEGIVLESEEIRLGYASLAVPVFAGGTTLVGALSITAPTYRMDASGYATALRTAALGIGRSLA; from the coding sequence GTGAAGCCGCCGGCCGACGCAGCGCTGGCCGGTCACCACGCCCTCGCCGCCCCGACGCGGCAGGGCTTCGTCCTCTCCGCACGCCGCACCGAACGGGGGCCTGGGGGCGAGGAGCTGGGCGGGGCCGAGGTGGGCGGGGCCGACTCCATGAACTCCGTTCTGGGGAAGGTCCGCCCGATCCTGGAAGCCTTCACCTCCGATGACGCCGCCCTCTCGCTCGCCGAACTCGTGCGCCGGTCGGGGGCGGCCAAGGCAACGGTGCACCGGCTCGCCCAAGAGCTGGTCACCTGGGGGCTGTTGGAGCGCGAAGGGTGCGACTACCGGCTCGGTCTACGGCTGTTCGAGCTGGGCCAGCGGGTGCACCGGCAGCGCATCCTGCGCGAGGCCGTGCAGCCGTACATGGAGGATCTTCTCCTGATCACCCGGGAGACCATCCACTTCGCCATCCACGACAGCCTGGACGTCGTCTACCTGGACAAGATCTTCCCGCACCGCGGGCTGAACGCCGAGTCGCGCGTGGCGGGCCGGCTCCCGCTGTACTGCACGGGCACCGGAAAGGCGATCCTCGCGTACTCGCCGCCGTCGCTCTTCGTCGACGTGGTCCGGGGCGGCCTCAAGCCGATCACCCGGCACACGGTGGTCTCGCCGGGCCGCCTGCGCGCCCAGCTCGACCGGATCCGGGCGGAGGGCATCGTCCTGGAGTCCGAGGAGATCCGACTCGGTTACGCGAGCCTGGCCGTTCCGGTGTTCGCCGGGGGCACCACGCTGGTGGGCGCGCTGTCCATCACGGCTCCCACCTACCGGATGGACGCGTCGGGGTACGCGACGGCGCTGCGGACCGCCGCGCTGGGCATCGGCAGGTCGCTCGCCTAA
- a CDS encoding NAD(P)/FAD-dependent oxidoreductase — MSQLTDDTDVLTTDVLIIGAGPAGLYGAYYAGFRGLTVTVMDVLPQLGGQISAMYPEKPIFDIAGFLSVRGRDLVDGLVAQAEPYSPHYLLGHRAAELTHGADGLPVVRSDQGATVRAGAVVVTGGVGTFTPRPLPAGEEFLGRGLEYFVPNPSAHADRDVLVVGGGDSAFDWAALLAPIARSVTLVHRTARFRAHAASVEKVRDLGVEIVTDCEVSRLIGADRVERAEIRHRLTKEIRLVPAGTVVAALGFLADLGPLQHWGLDLNARKITVDTHMATNLPRVFAAGDITDYPGKVRLISVGFGEAATAVNNAATVIDPEAALFPGHSTEKEH, encoded by the coding sequence ATGAGCCAACTCACCGACGACACCGACGTCCTGACCACCGACGTCCTGATCATCGGCGCCGGTCCGGCGGGCCTGTACGGCGCGTACTACGCCGGCTTCCGCGGCCTGACCGTGACCGTGATGGACGTCCTGCCGCAACTCGGCGGGCAGATCAGCGCGATGTACCCCGAGAAGCCGATCTTCGACATCGCCGGGTTCCTGTCCGTGCGCGGCCGCGACCTGGTGGACGGTCTCGTCGCCCAGGCCGAGCCGTACTCCCCGCACTATCTCCTGGGCCACCGGGCCGCCGAACTGACACACGGCGCCGACGGCCTGCCGGTCGTCCGCAGCGACCAGGGGGCGACGGTGCGGGCGGGGGCCGTCGTCGTCACGGGCGGCGTCGGGACCTTCACGCCACGGCCGCTGCCCGCCGGGGAGGAGTTCCTCGGGCGCGGACTGGAGTACTTCGTACCGAACCCGTCCGCGCACGCGGACCGGGACGTGCTCGTCGTCGGTGGCGGCGACAGCGCCTTCGACTGGGCGGCCCTCCTCGCGCCGATCGCCCGCTCGGTCACTCTCGTGCACCGCACCGCCCGCTTCCGCGCCCACGCGGCGTCCGTCGAGAAGGTCCGCGATCTCGGCGTGGAGATCGTCACCGACTGCGAGGTGAGCCGGCTCATCGGCGCCGACCGGGTCGAGCGGGCGGAGATCCGGCACCGCCTCACCAAGGAGATCCGCCTCGTCCCCGCCGGCACCGTGGTCGCGGCGCTCGGCTTCCTCGCCGACCTCGGCCCGCTCCAGCACTGGGGCCTGGACCTCAACGCCCGGAAGATCACCGTCGACACCCATATGGCGACCAATCTGCCCCGGGTGTTCGCGGCGGGCGACATCACCGACTACCCCGGCAAGGTCCGCCTCATCTCGGTCGGCTTCGGCGAGGCCGCCACCGCCGTCAACAACGCGGCCACCGTCATCGACCCGGAGGCCGCCCTGTTCCCCGGGCACTCCACCGAGAAGGAGCACTGA
- a CDS encoding AMP-binding protein gives MNRMTIPALVDAAAADHGERAFLTVDGTRRTYAQTRTAAATMAGALAARGCRPGDRVAALLSNSVELIDLVLGCAWLGAVVVPLNTALHGRLLRHALDESKPHFLYVGAEFADRVTEAGYAGEVWVTGSPQAPVPGVEQALDPHPSRPGDTAAILFTSGTTGPSRGVRCPHAQFAWWGRNVADSLRLTADDTLYTCLPLFHTNALNTLAQAMTVGASLVVDRRFSASRHWQRAAETGATCVYLLGAMAPMLLAQPQGPGDRAHRAWRGLGPGTPGPLWEVFRERFGVALVDGFGSTETNAIIGSVPEGCRPGYMGTVRDGFEARVVDTDLSDVPDGTPGELLVRTDQEHAFSLGYLGEQARESGSWWRTGDRVVREPDGWFRFVDRVKDCIRRRGENISSYEVETALRGHPGIAEAAAFPVPSELAEDEVMVAVVPRAGCQLDPADVARHCRGELPAFAVPRYVDVVATLPLTETGKVRKSVLRERGVTGGTWDRCG, from the coding sequence ATGAACCGCATGACGATTCCCGCCCTGGTCGACGCGGCGGCCGCGGACCACGGAGAACGGGCCTTCCTGACCGTCGACGGAACCCGGCGCACCTACGCGCAGACACGTACGGCCGCCGCCACGATGGCCGGCGCGCTCGCGGCCCGCGGCTGCCGGCCCGGCGACCGGGTCGCCGCGCTCCTGTCCAACAGCGTCGAACTGATCGACCTGGTGCTGGGCTGCGCCTGGCTCGGGGCCGTCGTGGTCCCGCTCAACACGGCGCTGCACGGGCGGCTGCTCCGGCACGCCCTGGACGAGTCGAAGCCTCATTTCCTGTACGTGGGGGCGGAGTTCGCCGACCGAGTCACCGAGGCGGGGTACGCGGGGGAGGTGTGGGTGACCGGTTCGCCGCAGGCGCCCGTCCCCGGGGTCGAGCAGGCGCTGGACCCTCATCCGTCCCGCCCCGGTGACACGGCCGCGATCCTGTTCACCTCCGGCACCACGGGCCCGTCCCGCGGAGTGCGCTGCCCGCACGCCCAGTTCGCCTGGTGGGGCCGGAACGTGGCCGACTCGCTGCGCCTGACCGCCGACGACACCCTCTACACCTGTCTCCCGCTGTTCCACACCAACGCTCTCAACACCCTGGCCCAGGCGATGACCGTGGGTGCCTCGCTCGTGGTGGACCGCAGGTTCTCCGCCTCGCGGCACTGGCAGCGGGCCGCCGAGACCGGAGCCACCTGTGTGTACCTGCTCGGCGCCATGGCGCCGATGCTGCTCGCCCAACCGCAGGGCCCGGGTGACCGTGCGCATCGGGCCTGGCGCGGGCTCGGCCCGGGGACGCCCGGCCCATTGTGGGAGGTGTTCCGCGAGCGGTTCGGTGTGGCGCTCGTCGACGGGTTCGGCTCCACGGAGACCAACGCGATCATCGGCTCCGTGCCGGAGGGCTGTCGCCCCGGATACATGGGCACGGTGCGCGACGGCTTCGAGGCGCGGGTCGTCGACACGGATCTCTCCGACGTGCCGGACGGAACGCCCGGGGAACTCCTGGTCCGCACCGACCAGGAACACGCCTTCTCCCTGGGCTACTTGGGCGAACAGGCGCGGGAATCCGGCTCCTGGTGGCGCACGGGCGACCGCGTGGTGCGCGAGCCCGACGGCTGGTTCCGGTTCGTCGACCGCGTCAAGGACTGCATCCGGCGCCGCGGGGAGAACATCTCCTCGTACGAGGTCGAGACGGCTCTGCGCGGCCACCCCGGCATCGCGGAGGCCGCAGCCTTCCCGGTACCGTCCGAGCTCGCCGAGGACGAGGTGATGGTGGCGGTGGTCCCCCGGGCGGGGTGTCAGCTCGATCCGGCGGACGTGGCCCGGCACTGCAGGGGGGAGCTGCCCGCGTTCGCGGTGCCGCGCTATGTGGACGTGGTCGCCACGTTGCCGCTCACGGAGACGGGGAAGGTGCGTAAGTCCGTGTTGCGGGAGAGGGGGGTGACCGGGGGGACGTGGGACCGATGCGGCTAG
- a CDS encoding quinone oxidoreductase family protein: MRAVRFHAWGAAPVLDEVPEPVRAPGEVLVQVTAGGVSHLDVTVASGDFELKPSLPYVGGVEGAGTVLEADADSGLDPGTQVVLRGGGLGLLRDGTWAERVSVKRKAVTPLEAPLAPAVAASFFVPATTAYVALHDIARIGQDEDVVVVGAAGAVGAMVAQQALAAGARVTGVVGREDQLTDVPKGVKALTMDDAEGLAQDRPASLLVDTLGGSGLVGRSRWVRRGGRAVVIGYVAGPHVELDLPSWLLDEVALLPVNMIRQERRAREVSGDLVRRLSEGELSLAVQEFDLADASEALDALRGGRVRGRAVLLPR, from the coding sequence ATGCGGGCGGTCCGGTTCCACGCGTGGGGCGCCGCTCCGGTCCTCGACGAGGTGCCCGAGCCCGTCCGCGCACCGGGCGAGGTCCTCGTCCAGGTGACGGCGGGCGGTGTCTCGCACCTCGATGTCACCGTCGCGTCCGGCGACTTCGAGCTCAAGCCGTCGCTTCCGTACGTCGGTGGCGTGGAGGGCGCGGGCACGGTCCTGGAGGCGGACGCCGACTCCGGTCTGGACCCCGGCACGCAGGTCGTGCTGCGCGGCGGCGGTCTGGGTCTCCTGCGCGACGGCACGTGGGCGGAGCGGGTCAGCGTGAAGCGCAAGGCCGTCACGCCGCTGGAGGCCCCGCTCGCTCCCGCGGTGGCGGCGAGCTTCTTCGTGCCCGCGACGACCGCGTACGTGGCGCTGCACGACATCGCCCGGATCGGTCAGGACGAGGACGTCGTCGTGGTGGGCGCCGCCGGCGCGGTCGGCGCGATGGTGGCGCAGCAAGCGCTGGCCGCGGGTGCCCGGGTCACCGGTGTGGTCGGCCGGGAGGACCAACTGACCGATGTACCGAAGGGAGTGAAGGCCCTGACGATGGACGACGCGGAGGGGCTCGCCCAGGACCGGCCGGCCTCGCTGCTCGTCGACACACTGGGCGGCTCGGGTCTTGTCGGCCGCAGCCGGTGGGTGCGGCGGGGCGGGCGCGCGGTCGTCATCGGGTACGTGGCGGGCCCGCACGTCGAGCTCGACCTGCCGAGCTGGCTGCTCGACGAGGTGGCGCTGCTGCCGGTGAACATGATCCGCCAGGAGCGCCGGGCCCGCGAGGTCTCCGGCGACCTGGTGCGCAGGCTCTCCGAGGGTGAACTGTCGCTGGCGGTGCAGGAGTTCGACCTGGCTGACGCTTCCGAGGCGCTGGACGCGCTGCGCGGCGGGCGGGTGCGGGGGCGGGCGGTTCTGCTGCCCCGGTGA